The following nucleotide sequence is from bacterium.
GTTGGCCGTGTCCGACCCTATCCATACCATCGCCCAGCTCTACCCCAGGCTTATGCGGGCCATGGGGCATCTGCGGGGGGCGGTGGATGAGACCATGGACCTCACCTACAACCAGTACAAGGCCCTCCTGACGCTGTCCGACACAGGTCCCTGTACCCTCAACACCCTGAGCCAGGAGCTGGGGGTCGCCACCAGTTCCGCAAGCCAGATGGTTGATCGCCTGTTCTCCATGGACCTTGTTGTGAGAACCCCTGCGGATGAAGATCGGCGGCGCATCGTGCTGAACACTTCCCGGGAGGGAGAGGATCTCCTCGACCGGGTCAAGGAGGATATCGTCAGGCGGTACCAGGACCTTTTCAAGCATCTCGGCCCGGCCGAGCAGAGCAACCTGGCTGGTGCCATTCACACGCTCGTCCGCATCCTCGAAAGAGCTATTCAGGAAGAGGAGAGGGGGAAATAACGATGTCACTTCAGACCAGGAGGATCGCTGTCATCGGCGGCGGCATATCAGGACTTTCCGCTGCCTGGTTCGTCAGGAGGATCGCAAGGCAGCAAGGCCGCCCTGTACAGGTAGACCTGTTCGAAAAGAAAGAGCGGCCCGGCGG
It contains:
- a CDS encoding MarR family transcriptional regulator, encoding MSDPIHTIAQLYPRLMRAMGHLRGAVDETMDLTYNQYKALLTLSDTGPCTLNTLSQELGVATSSASQMVDRLFSMDLVVRTPADEDRRRIVLNTSREGEDLLDRVKEDIVRRYQDLFKHLGPAEQSNLAGAIHTLVRILERAIQEEERGK